The Clostridioides difficile genome has a segment encoding these proteins:
- a CDS encoding enoyl-CoA hydratase-related protein — translation MSTSDVKVYENVAVEVNENICTVKMNRPKALNAINSKTLEELYEVFADINNDETIDVVILTGEGKAFVAGADIAYMKDLDAVAAKDFSLLGAKAFREIEDSKKVIIAAVNGFALGGGCELAMACDIRIASAKAKFGQPEVTLGITPGYGGTQRLTRLVGMAKSKELIFTGQVIKADEAEKIGLVNRVVEPEALMEEVEKLAKTIAKNAQLAVRYSKEAIQLGAQTDIDTGIDIESNFFGLCFSTKDQKEGMSAFVEKREANFIKG, via the coding sequence ATGAGTACAAGTGATGTTAAAGTTTATGAGAATGTAGCTGTTGAAGTAAATGAAAATATATGTACAGTGAAAATGAATAGACCTAAAGCCCTTAATGCAATAAATTCAAAAACTTTAGAAGAACTTTATGAAGTATTTGCAGATATTAACAATGATGAAACTATCGATGTAGTAATATTGACAGGGGAAGGAAAAGCATTTGTAGCTGGAGCAGATATTGCATATATGAAAGATTTAGATGCTGTAGCTGCTAAAGATTTTAGCCTTCTAGGAGCTAAAGCTTTTAGAGAAATAGAAGATAGTAAAAAAGTAATAATAGCTGCTGTAAATGGATTTGCTTTAGGTGGAGGATGCGAACTTGCAATGGCTTGTGATATAAGAATTGCATCTGCTAAAGCTAAATTTGGGCAACCAGAAGTAACTCTTGGAATAACTCCAGGATATGGAGGAACTCAAAGACTTACAAGACTGGTTGGAATGGCAAAATCAAAAGAATTAATCTTTACAGGTCAAGTTATAAAAGCTGATGAAGCTGAAAAAATAGGTCTAGTAAATAGAGTTGTTGAGCCAGAAGCTTTAATGGAAGAAGTTGAAAAACTAGCTAAAACAATAGCTAAAAATGCTCAACTTGCAGTTAGATACTCTAAAGAAGCTATACAACTTGGTGCTCAAACTGATATAGATACTGGAATAGATATAGAATCTAATTTCTTTGGACTTTGTTTTTCAACTAAAGACCAAAAAGAAGGAATGTCAGCTTTTGTTGAAAAAAGAGAAGCTAACTTTATAAAAGGGTAA
- a CDS encoding electron transfer flavoprotein subunit alpha/FixB family protein codes for MGNVLVVIEQRENVIQTVSLELLGKATEIAKDYDTKVSALLLGSKVEDLIDTLAHYGADEVIVVDDEALAVYTTEPYTKAAYEAIKAADPIVVLFGATSIGRDLAPRVSARVHTGLTADCTGLAVAEDTKLLLMTRPAFGGNIMATIVCKDFRPQMSTVRPGVMKKNEVDETREAVINRFKVEFTEADKLVQVVEIIKEAKKQVKIEDAKILVSAGRGMGGKENLDILYELAEIIGGEVSGSRATIDAGWLDKARQVGQTGKTVRPDLYIACGISGAIQHIAGMEDAEFIVAINKNPEAPIFKYADVGIVGDVHKVLPELISQLSVAKEKGEVLAN; via the coding sequence ATGGGTAACGTTTTAGTAGTAATAGAACAAAGAGAAAATGTAATTCAAACTGTTTCTTTAGAATTATTAGGAAAGGCAACAGAAATAGCCAAAGATTATGATACAAAAGTTTCTGCATTACTTTTAGGTAGTAAGGTAGAAGATTTAATAGATACATTAGCACATTATGGAGCTGATGAAGTAATAGTAGTAGATGATGAAGCTTTAGCAGTGTATACAACTGAACCATATACAAAAGCTGCATATGAAGCAATAAAAGCAGCTGACCCAATAGTTGTATTATTTGGTGCAACTTCAATAGGTAGAGATTTAGCACCTAGAGTATCTGCTAGAGTACATACAGGGCTTACTGCTGACTGTACAGGACTTGCAGTAGCTGAAGATACAAAATTATTATTAATGACAAGACCTGCTTTTGGTGGAAATATAATGGCAACAATAGTTTGTAAAGATTTCAGACCTCAAATGTCTACAGTTAGACCAGGAGTTATGAAGAAAAATGAAGTTGATGAAACTAGAGAAGCTGTAATTAATCGTTTTAAAGTAGAATTTACTGAAGCTGACAAATTAGTTCAAGTTGTAGAAATAATAAAAGAAGCTAAAAAACAAGTTAAAATAGAAGATGCTAAAATATTAGTTTCTGCTGGACGTGGAATGGGCGGAAAAGAAAATTTAGACATACTTTATGAATTAGCTGAAATTATAGGTGGAGAAGTTTCTGGTTCTCGTGCAACTATAGATGCAGGATGGTTAGATAAAGCAAGACAAGTTGGCCAAACTGGTAAAACTGTAAGACCAGACCTTTATATAGCATGTGGTATATCTGGAGCAATACAGCATATAGCTGGTATGGAAGATGCTGAGTTTATAGTTGCTATAAACAAAAACCCAGAAGCTCCAATATTTAAATATGCTGATGTTGGTATAGTTGGAGATGTTCACAAAGTACTTCCAGAACTTATAAGTCAATTAAGTGTTGCAAAAGAAAAAGGTGAAGTTTTAGCTAACTAA
- a CDS encoding cell wall-binding repeat-containing protein produces the protein MKIKSKKIMVFALVLGLVMPSGVYADTTNKNQNPQTHMNSYIQNRKSPKGEKLIGEDRFDTAIKISQSGWNNGSERVFLVNSNSLPDALASTPLASKLDAPILLTNKNNVPENVADEITRLNPEEIILIGSEGAISSSVKKHLEDTGVLVSRIGGADREETSLLLTKQLDDTGDLGVSKIAVVNGYNGLADATSISSPAASDNMAIIYASKDSIRSESKSFITQNSNETYIIGGEYNISKKLEGQLANSERLAGADRKDTNAKVLEKFYGKLSKVSNMYFAKDGSGREADLVDGLAAGVLAAKTKSPVILASGSLGNGQQSFIKKVKADKFVQVGGGKNSNPYTEALGLQ, from the coding sequence TTGAAAATTAAATCTAAAAAAATAATGGTATTTGCACTTGTATTAGGGCTTGTAATGCCTAGTGGTGTATATGCAGATACAACTAACAAGAATCAAAATCCACAGACACATATGAATAGTTATATTCAAAATAGAAAATCTCCAAAGGGAGAAAAGTTAATTGGGGAAGATAGATTTGATACAGCTATAAAAATATCTCAAAGTGGATGGAATAATGGTTCAGAGAGAGTTTTTCTAGTAAATTCAAATTCATTACCAGATGCACTAGCTTCAACTCCTTTAGCAAGCAAACTGGATGCTCCAATACTACTTACTAATAAAAATAATGTACCAGAGAATGTAGCAGATGAGATAACAAGACTTAATCCTGAAGAAATTATTTTAATTGGAAGTGAAGGAGCAATTTCATCAAGTGTAAAAAAACATCTTGAAGATACAGGTGTTTTAGTAAGTAGAATTGGAGGAGCAGACAGAGAAGAAACTTCTTTGCTTCTTACTAAACAATTGGATGATACAGGAGATTTAGGCGTTTCAAAAATAGCAGTAGTTAATGGTTATAATGGCCTAGCAGATGCAACTTCTATATCAAGTCCAGCTGCAAGTGATAATATGGCTATAATATATGCAAGCAAAGATAGTATAAGAAGTGAATCTAAAAGCTTTATAACACAAAATTCAAATGAGACATACATAATAGGTGGAGAATATAACATAAGTAAAAAACTTGAGGGACAACTAGCAAATTCAGAAAGACTAGCTGGAGCAGATAGAAAAGACACAAATGCTAAAGTTTTAGAAAAGTTTTATGGAAAATTAAGTAAGGTTAGTAATATGTATTTTGCAAAGGATGGAAGTGGTAGAGAAGCTGATTTAGTTGATGGGCTTGCTGCTGGAGTATTGGCGGCAAAAACAAAGTCACCTGTAATCCTTGCAAGTGGAAGCCTAGGCAATGGACAACAAAGTTTTATAAAGAAAGTAAAAGCAGATAAATTTGTACAAGTTGGTGGAGGAAAAAATAGTAATCCTTATACAGAAGCATTAGGATTACAGTAG
- a CDS encoding YbaK/EbsC family protein, whose translation MSISNVREYFKEFGREDSILEFEQSSATVELAAEAAGVIPARIAKTLSFKIGEDAILIVTAGDAKIDNKKYKDEFSCKAKMLAPEEVLDFTGHAIGGVCPFGLKNSLKVYLDDSMKRFDTVFPACGSSNSAIELTCDEMEKFSKCEKWVDVCKNW comes from the coding sequence ATGTCAATAAGTAATGTAAGAGAGTATTTTAAAGAATTTGGAAGAGAAGATAGTATACTAGAGTTTGAACAATCTAGTGCTACTGTAGAACTTGCAGCAGAAGCAGCAGGAGTTATTCCAGCTAGAATCGCTAAGACTCTTTCATTTAAAATAGGAGAGGATGCAATTTTAATTGTTACAGCTGGAGATGCTAAGATTGATAATAAAAAATACAAGGATGAGTTTAGTTGTAAAGCTAAAATGTTAGCACCAGAAGAAGTTCTAGATTTTACTGGACATGCTATTGGTGGTGTTTGTCCATTTGGTTTAAAAAATTCTTTAAAAGTATATCTAGATGATTCAATGAAGAGATTTGATACAGTATTTCCTGCATGTGGGAGCAGTAATTCAGCAATAGAACTTACATGTGATGAAATGGAGAAATTTTCTAAATGTGAGAAATGGGTAGATGTTTGTAAAAATTGGTAA
- a CDS encoding ABC-2 transporter permease, with product MFNLIRKDLIVGISSDGIRNLKYLLLFFIFYFFLNSISYYTVSVVICYLIFVDTFECDYEHDSRIFIRSMPVSIEDIVYSKYLLGVGLIIFITTIVSVISKLTSLVFFRSMVLNDVFFSINIFLAILSVILPLFFKFGYGKMKICGLIISILIYFVYGGLLRIVSMIVYQVKHVNYSKVGGVYLSNYITDITDTRYINLYSVTFLTIIIFIISMYFSIKISKKNKFNYKSF from the coding sequence ATGTTCAACTTGATAAGAAAAGATTTAATAGTAGGAATTAGTTCAGATGGTATTCGCAATTTAAAGTATCTATTACTGTTTTTTATTTTTTATTTTTTCCTTAATTCAATTTCGTACTATACAGTAAGTGTTGTTATATGTTACTTAATTTTTGTAGATACATTTGAGTGTGATTATGAACATGATTCAAGAATATTTATAAGAAGTATGCCAGTTAGTATTGAAGATATCGTGTATTCGAAGTATTTATTAGGTGTGGGATTAATAATTTTTATAACAACAATTGTATCTGTAATAAGTAAATTGACATCGCTAGTATTTTTTAGGAGTATGGTTTTGAATGATGTATTTTTTTCTATAAATATATTTTTAGCGATTTTATCAGTAATACTTCCTTTGTTTTTTAAATTTGGATATGGAAAAATGAAAATTTGTGGATTAATAATAAGTATTTTAATTTACTTTGTATATGGGGGTCTTTTAAGAATAGTTAGTATGATAGTATATCAAGTAAAGCATGTTAATTATAGTAAGGTAGGAGGCGTATACCTTTCAAATTATATTACTGATATTACTGATACTAGATATATAAATCTATACAGTGTGACATTTTTGACTATAATAATTTTTATAATATCTATGTATTTTTCTATTAAGATTTCAAAAAAGAATAAGTTTAATTATAAAAGTTTTTAA
- a CDS encoding acyl-CoA dehydrogenase, with protein MDLNSKKYQMLKELYVSFAENEVKPLATELDEEERFPYETVEKMAKAGMMGIPYPKEYGGEGGDTVGYIMAVEELSRVCGTTGVILSAHTSLGSWPIYQYGNEEQKQKFLRPLANGEKLGAFGLTEPNAGTDASGQQTTAVLDGDEYILNGSKIFITNAIAGDIYVVMAMTDKAKGNRGISAFIVEKGTPGFSFGVKEKKMGIRGSATSELIFEDCRIPKENLLGKEGQGFKIAMSTLDGGRIGIAAQALGLAQGALDETVKYVKERVQFGRPLSKFQNTQFQLADMEVRIQAARHLVYQAAINKDLGKPYGVEAAMAKLFAAETAMEVTTKAVQLHGGYGYTRDYPVERMMRDAKITEIYEGTSEVQRMVISGKLLK; from the coding sequence ATGGATTTAAATTCTAAAAAATATCAGATGCTTAAAGAGTTATATGTAAGCTTCGCTGAAAATGAAGTTAAACCTTTAGCAACAGAACTTGACGAAGAAGAAAGATTTCCTTATGAAACAGTGGAAAAAATGGCAAAAGCAGGAATGATGGGTATACCATATCCAAAAGAATATGGTGGAGAAGGTGGAGACACTGTAGGTTATATAATGGCAGTTGAAGAATTGTCTAGAGTTTGTGGTACTACAGGCGTTATATTATCAGCTCATACATCTCTTGGTTCATGGCCTATATATCAATATGGTAATGAAGAACAAAAACAAAAATTCTTAAGACCATTAGCAAATGGAGAAAAATTAGGAGCATTTGGTCTTACTGAACCTAATGCTGGTACAGATGCGTCTGGACAACAAACAACTGCTGTTTTAGACGGAGATGAATACATACTTAATGGCTCAAAAATATTTATAACAAATGCAATAGCTGGTGATATATATGTAGTAATGGCAATGACTGATAAAGCTAAAGGTAATAGAGGAATTTCAGCATTTATAGTTGAAAAAGGAACTCCTGGATTTAGCTTTGGTGTTAAAGAAAAGAAAATGGGTATAAGAGGTTCAGCTACTAGTGAATTAATATTTGAAGATTGTAGAATACCTAAAGAAAATTTACTTGGAAAAGAAGGTCAAGGATTTAAGATAGCAATGTCTACTCTTGATGGTGGTAGAATTGGTATCGCAGCACAAGCTTTAGGTTTAGCACAAGGGGCTCTTGATGAAACAGTTAAATATGTAAAAGAAAGAGTACAATTTGGTAGACCACTATCAAAATTCCAAAATACACAATTCCAATTAGCTGATATGGAAGTTAGAATACAAGCGGCTAGACATCTTGTATATCAAGCAGCTATAAATAAAGACTTAGGAAAACCTTATGGAGTAGAAGCAGCAATGGCAAAATTATTTGCAGCAGAAACAGCTATGGAAGTTACTACAAAAGCTGTACAACTTCATGGTGGATATGGATACACTCGTGATTATCCAGTAGAAAGAATGATGAGAGATGCTAAGATAACTGAAATATATGAAGGAACTAGTGAAGTTCAAAGAATGGTTATTTCAGGAAAATTATTAAAATAG
- the yfcE gene encoding phosphodiesterase: MKIGIMSDTHGSLLYFEKALNVLSDCDILLHGGDVLYHGPRNDIPEGYNPKKFIEVLNKLENIIIVKGNCDADVDQMVIEHPIQSPYVMSQFGEIRIILNHGYTETEEDIIDKSKKMGADILVLGHTHVKKLYMDDNLIIINPGSTSIPKDGSHSVAIIDIIKTDDEDELELDINLIDINTGNIININ; encoded by the coding sequence ATGAAAATAGGAATAATGAGTGATACTCATGGTAGTTTACTTTACTTTGAAAAAGCATTAAATGTATTATCTGATTGTGATATTCTTTTACATGGAGGAGATGTCTTATATCATGGTCCTAGAAATGATATCCCAGAAGGATATAATCCTAAAAAATTTATAGAAGTGTTAAACAAATTAGAAAATATTATAATTGTTAAAGGGAACTGTGATGCAGATGTTGACCAGATGGTAATAGAACATCCTATTCAAAGTCCTTATGTCATGAGCCAATTTGGAGAAATTAGGATTATATTAAATCATGGTTATACAGAAACAGAAGAAGATATTATTGATAAATCAAAGAAAATGGGTGCTGACATATTAGTTTTAGGACATACTCATGTAAAGAAACTATATATGGATGATAATTTAATAATTATAAATCCAGGAAGTACTTCTATCCCTAAAGATGGAAGCCATTCTGTAGCAATTATAGATATTATAAAAACTGATGATGAAGATGAGCTTGAACTTGATATCAATTTAATCGATATTAATACTGGAAATATAATCAATATTAACTAA
- a CDS encoding ABC transporter ATP-binding protein, which translates to MFKVKNITKKLGKFKLNNINLELKEGDIIGVIGPNGSGKTTLIKIIMGIIDADEGEIELCNETIDNSPVSFKNNIGFVYDSLQFYPHLKVKEFRRIISLFYSDFDRERFDEYLEKFEIEENIHIKNLSKGQSEKLMLANALSHNAKLLILDEPTAGIDPIVRKEIMQYLKDFVKNGSSSVIISTHNTDNLIRIADYLIFINKGNQIFTIKKDMIEHEYKIIRANKAELEEIKESIVGVKEYKYYSEALLKIGDNLKIKSLLIEIDKHKVKNPTIEELMYYYVNEVK; encoded by the coding sequence GTGTTTAAGGTAAAGAATATCACAAAAAAATTAGGTAAATTTAAATTAAATAATATAAACTTGGAATTAAAAGAGGGAGATATTATTGGGGTTATAGGACCAAATGGCTCTGGAAAGACAACTTTAATAAAAATTATAATGGGTATTATTGATGCTGATGAGGGTGAAATTGAACTTTGCAATGAGACAATTGACAATTCTCCAGTAAGTTTTAAAAACAATATTGGTTTTGTATATGATTCTTTACAATTTTATCCACATTTAAAGGTGAAAGAGTTTAGAAGAATAATATCTTTATTTTATAGTGATTTTGATAGAGAAAGATTTGATGAGTATCTTGAAAAATTTGAAATAGAAGAAAATATACATATTAAGAATTTATCAAAAGGACAATCTGAAAAGCTTATGCTAGCAAATGCACTTAGCCATAATGCTAAGCTACTTATTTTGGATGAACCAACTGCTGGAATAGACCCAATTGTAAGAAAAGAAATAATGCAGTATTTAAAAGACTTTGTGAAAAATGGAAGTAGTAGTGTAATAATTTCAACTCATAATACAGATAATCTAATTAGGATTGCTGATTATCTTATTTTTATAAATAAGGGAAATCAAATTTTTACAATAAAGAAAGATATGATAGAACATGAATATAAAATAATTAGGGCAAACAAGGCAGAATTAGAAGAAATTAAAGAAAGTATAGTTGGTGTAAAAGAGTATAAATACTACAGTGAAGCATTGCTAAAAATTGGAGATAACTTAAAAATAAAAAGCTTATTGATAGAAATTGATAAGCATAAAGTTAAAAATCCTACTATAGAAGAATTAATGTATTATTATGTAAATGAGGTGAAATAA
- a CDS encoding electron transfer flavoprotein subunit beta/FixA family protein — MKIVVCIKQVPDTTEVKLDPNTGTLIRDGVPSIINPDDKAGLEEAIRLKEEMGAHVTVITMGPPQADMALKEALAMGADRGILLTDRAFAGADTWATSSALAGALKNIDFDIIIAGRQAIDGDTAQVGPQIAEHLKLPSITYAEEIKTEGEYVLVKRQFEDCCHDLKVKMPCLITTLKDMNTPRYMKVGRIYDSFENDVVETWTVKDIEVDPSNLGLKGSPTSVFKSFTKSVKPAGTIYNEDAKDSAGIIIDKLKEKYII; from the coding sequence ATGAAGATAGTCGTTTGTATAAAACAAGTTCCAGATACAACAGAAGTTAAACTAGATCCTAATACAGGTACTTTAATTAGAGATGGAGTACCAAGTATAATAAACCCTGATGATAAAGCAGGTTTAGAAGAAGCTATAAGATTAAAAGAAGAAATGGGAGCTCATGTAACTGTAATAACAATGGGACCTCCTCAAGCAGATATGGCTTTAAAAGAAGCTTTAGCAATGGGTGCAGATAGAGGAATATTATTAACAGACAGAGCATTTGCAGGTGCTGATACTTGGGCAACTTCATCAGCATTAGCAGGAGCATTAAAAAATATAGATTTCGATATTATAATAGCTGGAAGACAGGCTATAGATGGTGATACTGCACAAGTTGGACCTCAAATAGCTGAACATTTAAAACTTCCATCAATAACATATGCTGAAGAAATAAAAACTGAAGGCGAATATGTGTTAGTAAAAAGACAATTTGAAGATTGTTGTCATGACTTAAAAGTTAAAATGCCATGCCTTATAACAACTCTTAAAGATATGAACACACCAAGATACATGAAGGTTGGAAGAATATATGATTCTTTTGAAAATGATGTAGTAGAAACTTGGACTGTAAAAGATATAGAAGTTGACCCTTCTAATTTAGGTCTAAAAGGTTCTCCAACTAGCGTATTTAAATCATTTACGAAATCAGTTAAACCAGCTGGTACAATATATAACGAAGATGCAAAAGATTCAGCTGGAATTATTATAGATAAATTAAAAGAAAAATATATCATATAA
- the ytvI gene encoding sporulation integral membrane protein YtvI, whose amino-acid sequence MNILENDFLYKLKNNTIFFCIYTLLFIFIYKAFPYIAPFFLGGIIALMINPISQKLENKFNINKGVSTLVLSFLAVAVVSTITTIIVINSVKELMRFLNNISANPEDISNTIMYFLNKINTYMKSFQEIANFDIEQLVSKFSNEVMHITKNLLTSILGLATSIPYIIIFIITLFIATYFIAKDLDKIENNFYNMFTVDVRKKVKNVKKEAGLSLVGYIRAYTILMAITFFAIWGSFAIFGLKYGLIVAFVGALMDLIPFLGIITIYLPIIVYYFLIKNYFIAVSMTIIFFVLSLIREILEPKLVSVNVGLNPLATLAAIFIGIQVKGIIGVIFCLGLVCMHDILKKVDIF is encoded by the coding sequence ATGAACATACTAGAAAATGATTTTTTATACAAATTAAAAAATAACACTATCTTTTTTTGTATATACACATTGTTGTTTATTTTTATTTATAAAGCGTTTCCATACATAGCTCCATTTTTTTTAGGTGGAATAATAGCTCTTATGATTAATCCTATATCACAAAAACTAGAAAATAAGTTTAACATCAATAAAGGTGTGTCCACATTAGTTTTGAGCTTTCTTGCAGTAGCAGTAGTAAGCACAATTACTACAATAATTGTAATAAATTCAGTGAAAGAATTGATGAGATTTCTAAATAATATATCTGCCAACCCCGAAGATATAAGCAATACAATTATGTATTTTTTAAATAAAATAAATACCTATATGAAATCATTTCAAGAAATAGCTAATTTTGATATAGAACAATTAGTAAGTAAGTTTAGTAATGAGGTAATGCATATTACAAAAAATCTCCTTACAAGTATACTTGGACTGGCTACTTCTATTCCATATATTATAATATTTATAATTACTTTGTTTATTGCTACATATTTTATAGCAAAAGATTTAGATAAAATTGAAAATAATTTTTATAATATGTTTACTGTTGATGTCAGAAAAAAGGTAAAGAATGTAAAGAAGGAAGCAGGTCTTTCTCTTGTAGGATATATAAGAGCTTATACAATACTTATGGCTATAACTTTTTTTGCAATATGGGGAAGTTTTGCTATATTTGGATTGAAATATGGACTGATAGTAGCTTTTGTAGGAGCTTTAATGGACTTAATTCCATTTTTAGGAATAATAACAATATACCTTCCAATAATCGTGTACTATTTTCTTATAAAAAATTATTTTATAGCTGTAAGCATGACTATAATATTTTTTGTTTTATCTCTAATAAGAGAAATACTTGAACCTAAATTAGTATCAGTAAATGTTGGGTTAAATCCATTAGCAACACTGGCTGCAATTTTTATTGGAATTCAGGTAAAGGGAATAATAGGAGTAATTTTTTGTTTGGGTTTGGTATGTATGCATGATATACTTAAGAAGGTGGATATCTTTTAA
- the pepT gene encoding peptidase T gives MKQKVVERFLKYVSFDTTSNSQCENCPSSEGQRVLAEYIVEELKSIGIDEVSLDENSYVMATLKGNIEGVDTIGFISHLDTIEDISGKDIKPRIIKNYDGKDIVLNEELNVVTYIKDSPELVEFKGDDLIVTDGTTLLGSDDKAGIAEIVTAIEYLINHPEIKHGDIKIGFTPDEEIGRGANLFDVEKFGAKYAYTLDGGVVGELECENFNAANATITIHGRNVHPGSAKNKMVNAIHIAAEISEMFPADERPETTEGYEGFWHLNTINGNVETVSMAYIIRDHCREKFEQRKSIMVENIEKINKKYDNRVELDLKDSYYNMKEKIEPVMFIVDIAKEAMEEVGIKPRLVPVRGGTDGARLSFEGLPCPNIFTGGLNFHGKNECIPVSSMEKATKLVIRIAEKYAERV, from the coding sequence ATGAAACAAAAAGTAGTAGAAAGATTTTTAAAATATGTATCATTTGATACAACATCAAATTCTCAATGTGAAAATTGTCCATCTTCAGAAGGTCAAAGAGTTTTAGCTGAGTATATAGTTGAAGAGTTAAAATCAATTGGTATTGATGAAGTAAGTTTAGATGAAAACAGTTACGTAATGGCTACTTTAAAAGGAAATATTGAAGGTGTAGATACTATAGGATTTATATCACACTTGGATACAATTGAAGATATAAGTGGAAAAGATATTAAACCAAGGATAATAAAAAATTATGATGGAAAAGATATAGTTTTAAATGAAGAATTAAATGTTGTTACATATATAAAAGATTCTCCAGAATTAGTGGAATTTAAAGGAGATGATTTAATAGTTACTGATGGAACAACTTTACTTGGTTCTGATGATAAAGCTGGAATAGCCGAGATAGTAACTGCAATAGAATATTTAATCAATCATCCAGAAATTAAGCATGGAGATATAAAAATAGGATTTACGCCTGATGAGGAAATTGGAAGAGGTGCAAATCTATTTGATGTTGAAAAATTTGGAGCAAAATATGCATATACTTTAGATGGAGGAGTAGTTGGAGAACTTGAATGTGAGAACTTTAATGCAGCAAATGCAACTATTACTATACATGGTAGAAATGTTCATCCAGGTTCAGCTAAAAATAAAATGGTCAATGCTATACATATAGCCGCTGAAATATCAGAAATGTTCCCAGCAGATGAAAGACCAGAAACAACAGAAGGCTATGAAGGCTTTTGGCATCTAAATACTATAAATGGAAATGTTGAAACTGTAAGCATGGCTTATATTATTAGAGACCATTGTAGAGAAAAATTTGAACAAAGAAAATCTATAATGGTAGAAAATATAGAAAAAATAAATAAGAAATATGATAATAGAGTAGAATTAGATTTAAAAGATTCTTATTATAATATGAAAGAAAAGATTGAGCCAGTTATGTTCATCGTTGATATAGCGAAAGAGGCAATGGAAGAAGTAGGTATAAAGCCACGTTTAGTTCCTGTAAGAGGTGGTACTGATGGTGCAAGACTATCCTTTGAAGGATTACCTTGTCCAAATATATTTACTGGAGGATTAAACTTCCATGGTAAGAATGAATGTATCCCAGTTAGTTCTATGGAGAAGGCTACTAAATTAGTTATAAGAATAGCTGAAAAATATGCTGAAAGAGTTTAG
- a CDS encoding NAD(+)/NADH kinase, producing the protein MKRIITINANQLNKSLETKELLTRKLVNAGFEVYSDIYPDTELIISIGGDGSFLRTVRDFDFPEIPIMGINTGHLGFFPDILPDKIDSFIEAYIKKDYIIQEMSLLNAEVYTTTSGSNMLAVNEVVIRGDKSRTIHLNLSLDDKHIQNFSGDGMIISTSTGSTAYNYSAGGSIVDIKLELMQITPLHPINTNAYRCFTSSIICSNESVIKIAPEYRFEDSLLIVVDGVEHRFRQIENIKVSMSDAKIKLLRMSNYEFWQRVSEKFL; encoded by the coding sequence ATGAAAAGAATTATAACTATAAATGCAAACCAATTAAATAAGTCCCTTGAGACTAAAGAACTCTTAACTAGAAAACTTGTCAATGCTGGCTTTGAGGTGTATTCAGATATTTATCCAGATACAGAACTTATTATATCAATTGGCGGTGATGGCTCTTTTTTAAGAACAGTTAGAGATTTCGATTTTCCTGAAATTCCCATAATGGGTATAAATACAGGACATCTGGGATTTTTTCCTGATATTTTACCAGATAAAATTGATAGCTTTATTGAAGCTTATATAAAAAAAGATTATATTATTCAAGAAATGTCACTTCTTAACGCTGAGGTATATACAACTACTAGCGGCTCTAATATGCTTGCTGTAAATGAAGTTGTCATAAGAGGGGACAAGTCTAGAACTATACATCTTAATCTAAGCCTTGATGATAAACATATACAAAATTTTAGTGGAGATGGTATGATTATTTCTACTTCCACAGGTTCAACCGCCTACAACTATTCTGCTGGCGGTAGTATTGTTGATATAAAACTCGAACTTATGCAGATTACACCTTTACATCCAATAAATACTAATGCATATAGATGTTTTACATCAAGTATAATATGTTCAAATGAATCTGTTATAAAGATTGCACCAGAATACAGATTTGAAGACTCATTATTGATTGTTGTTGATGGTGTTGAGCACAGATTTAGACAAATTGAAAATATAAAAGTTAGCATGTCTGATGCAAAAATAAAATTACTTAGGATGTCAAATTATGAATTTTGGCAGAGAGTATCTGAAAAGTTTTTATAG